The following coding sequences are from one Halorubrum sp. BOL3-1 window:
- a CDS encoding DUF5804 family protein, producing MTRVCLLGDPDVDLAYELLSRETARDALATYDIEEPFENSVAVDTVSLGAAVALLNDLDWYLARFVDEAFVSEPSIATDEWLSRGLAREVRDGAVPPEETDQRLKVFGLVDGRPVEPLFVRRKQGEAPEYDLRDVDETVVVRVSESEFSG from the coding sequence ATGACGCGGGTGTGTCTCCTCGGCGACCCGGACGTCGACCTCGCCTACGAACTGCTCTCTCGCGAGACCGCCCGAGACGCGCTCGCCACCTACGATATCGAGGAGCCGTTCGAGAACAGCGTCGCCGTCGACACCGTGAGCCTCGGCGCCGCCGTCGCCCTTCTCAACGACCTCGACTGGTACCTCGCCCGCTTCGTCGACGAGGCGTTCGTGTCGGAGCCGTCGATCGCGACCGACGAGTGGCTCTCCCGCGGTCTGGCCCGCGAGGTCCGCGACGGCGCGGTCCCGCCCGAGGAGACCGACCAGCGGCTGAAGGTGTTCGGTCTCGTCGACGGGCGACCGGTCGAACCTCTCTTCGTCCGTCGGAAACAGGGTGAGGCGCCCGAGTACGACCTCCGCGACGTCGACGAGACCGTCGTCGTGCGCGTGAGCGAGTCGGAGTTCTCCGGGTGA
- a CDS encoding pyridoxal phosphate-dependent aminotransferase, which yields MTTFSDRVGRISISGIREVFEAAGDDAINLGLGQPDFPTPDHARRAAVDAIESGKADAYTENKGTPSLREAIAEKHRADQGVELDPANVIATAGGSEALHIALEAHVDAGDEVLIPDPGFVSYDALTKLTGGEPVPVPLRDDLTIDPAAIEAAITDDTAAFVVNSPGNPTGAVSSEADVREFARIADEHDVLCISDEVYEYTVFDGEHRSPIEFAETDNVVVVNSASKLFSMTGWRLGWVYGADERIERMLRVHQYAQACASAPAQYAAEAALRGDRSVVDEMTASFERRRDLLLDGFDEIGIDCPTPQGAFYAMPRVPDGFVDECIDRGVVVVPGEAFGESGAGHARISYATDESELREALDVMGAAYEAVR from the coding sequence ATGACGACGTTCTCCGACAGGGTCGGGCGGATCTCGATAAGCGGGATCCGCGAGGTGTTCGAGGCGGCCGGTGATGACGCGATCAACCTCGGGCTGGGCCAGCCCGACTTCCCGACGCCGGACCACGCGCGTCGGGCCGCGGTCGACGCCATCGAGTCGGGGAAGGCGGACGCCTACACCGAGAACAAGGGGACCCCGTCGCTGCGGGAGGCGATCGCGGAGAAACACCGCGCCGACCAGGGAGTGGAACTCGATCCGGCGAACGTCATCGCGACCGCGGGCGGCAGCGAGGCGCTCCATATCGCCTTGGAGGCGCACGTCGACGCGGGCGACGAGGTGTTGATCCCGGACCCGGGGTTCGTCTCCTACGACGCGCTGACGAAGTTGACCGGCGGCGAGCCGGTCCCCGTCCCGCTCCGCGACGACCTCACCATCGACCCGGCCGCGATCGAGGCGGCGATCACCGATGACACCGCGGCGTTCGTCGTGAACTCTCCCGGTAACCCCACGGGCGCGGTCTCCTCCGAGGCTGACGTCCGGGAGTTCGCTCGGATCGCGGACGAGCACGACGTGCTCTGTATCTCCGACGAGGTGTACGAGTACACGGTGTTCGACGGCGAACACCGCTCTCCGATAGAGTTCGCCGAGACCGACAACGTCGTGGTCGTCAACTCCGCCTCGAAGCTGTTCTCGATGACCGGCTGGCGGCTCGGCTGGGTGTACGGCGCAGACGAGCGGATCGAGCGGATGCTCCGCGTCCACCAGTACGCACAGGCCTGCGCGTCCGCGCCGGCTCAGTACGCCGCGGAGGCCGCGCTGCGCGGCGATCGGAGCGTGGTCGACGAGATGACCGCCTCCTTCGAGCGCCGCCGCGACCTCCTCCTCGACGGCTTCGACGAGATCGGCATCGACTGTCCGACACCGCAGGGCGCCTTCTACGCGATGCCTCGCGTTCCCGACGGGTTTGTCGACGAGTGTATCGACCGCGGCGTGGTCGTCGTCCCCGGCGAGGCGTTCGGTGAGAGCGGTGCCGGCCACGCGCGGATCTCGTACGCGACCGACGAGAGCGAACTCCGCGAGGCCCTCGACGTGATGGGCGCGGCGTACGAGGCGGTCCGCTGA
- a CDS encoding methyl-accepting chemotaxis protein — MARAAAAARLEPETVDSDGEFWRGAFEGFVSDLPEPAFIVDAAGTITHWNAATEALLGLPESEAVGTNAYDVFGTEGKDETLAEEVARTGTPIREEEFRSAERPDGSQAHARAVATPIQAPTGETVGAVELLFDVTTVVEQRESLAELQQELSRNVETSVETLEASAEDVAERSTEITNLVGEQADELKRAENDVSGFSATIEEIASSAEEVSAQSSESRELAAESVETATAVIDSVEETAEKSQTATQEAATLQERIEEIEEFVGVISDIAEQTNMLALNANIEAARSNSDGFAVVADEVKELASRSQDQANEIEDTAAELKEMADETADRMEATNTEVQSVKADLREVLDNQEQILSGVEQTEVGVAEIADATDEQAGTAEEISSVVNSVAERADVVDEEIVGIAETNAEQTEKVRRLRRRVEEVDEELAAILN; from the coding sequence ATGGCACGAGCCGCAGCCGCAGCACGACTCGAACCGGAGACCGTCGACTCGGACGGCGAGTTCTGGCGGGGGGCATTCGAAGGGTTCGTTTCCGATCTCCCCGAGCCCGCGTTCATCGTCGACGCCGCCGGGACGATCACCCACTGGAACGCCGCCACCGAGGCGCTCTTGGGGCTTCCGGAGAGCGAAGCGGTCGGGACGAACGCGTACGACGTGTTCGGAACCGAGGGGAAAGACGAGACGCTCGCCGAGGAGGTCGCTCGGACCGGAACGCCGATCCGCGAAGAGGAGTTCCGGTCCGCGGAGCGGCCCGACGGCTCGCAGGCTCACGCCCGCGCGGTGGCGACGCCGATTCAGGCGCCTACCGGAGAGACCGTCGGCGCGGTGGAGCTGCTGTTCGACGTGACGACGGTGGTCGAACAGCGGGAATCGCTCGCGGAGCTCCAACAGGAGCTGTCGCGCAACGTCGAGACATCCGTGGAGACGCTCGAAGCGTCGGCCGAGGATGTCGCCGAGCGGTCCACCGAGATCACGAACCTCGTCGGAGAGCAAGCCGACGAGCTCAAACGAGCCGAGAACGACGTCTCGGGGTTCAGCGCCACCATTGAGGAGATCGCGTCCAGCGCGGAAGAGGTGAGCGCACAGAGCTCTGAGTCCAGGGAACTCGCCGCGGAGTCTGTCGAGACCGCAACTGCGGTCATCGACAGCGTCGAAGAGACCGCCGAGAAGTCGCAGACGGCCACGCAGGAGGCGGCGACGCTACAGGAGCGCATCGAAGAGATAGAGGAGTTCGTCGGGGTGATCTCCGACATCGCGGAACAGACCAACATGCTCGCGTTGAACGCGAACATCGAGGCCGCGCGAAGCAACAGCGACGGGTTCGCCGTCGTCGCCGACGAGGTGAAAGAGCTCGCCTCTCGGTCGCAGGACCAGGCGAACGAGATCGAAGACACCGCAGCGGAGCTCAAAGAGATGGCCGACGAGACGGCGGACAGAATGGAGGCGACGAACACCGAGGTACAGTCGGTGAAAGCGGATCTCCGAGAGGTCCTCGACAATCAGGAACAGATCCTCTCTGGCGTGGAACAGACCGAGGTCGGGGTCGCCGAGATCGCCGACGCGACGGACGAACAGGCGGGGACCGCAGAGGAGATATCGAGCGTGGTCAACAGCGTCGCCGAACGGGCCGACGTCGTCGACGAGGAGATCGTCGGGATCGCCGAAACGAACGCCGAGCAGACGGAGAAGGTCAGGCGGCTCAGACGGCGCGTCGAAGAGGTCGACGAGGAGCTCGCCGCGATCCTGAACTGA
- a CDS encoding SDR family NAD(P)-dependent oxidoreductase — protein MADTPTGVDLKPDLTDDVALVTGATRGIGAETAAKLADLGATVYAGARDPDDIAASDQRAVRLDVTDDDEVRDAVDRIERERGALDILVNNAGVFPRSGPLHEMDVDDFDRTTAVNLRGPVVVTKHALPLLTDGTGGRVVTLSSGLGQFTEGQMDGGYPAYRLSKVGVGGLTAYLDGEYGDRGLIANAVSPGWVRTDMGGDGAPRTQSKGAETPVWLARFAPGSPAGNLWKDRERIPW, from the coding sequence ATGGCAGACACACCGACGGGAGTCGACCTCAAGCCCGACCTGACCGACGACGTGGCGCTGGTCACGGGCGCGACCCGCGGGATCGGTGCCGAGACCGCCGCGAAGCTCGCCGACCTGGGAGCGACCGTCTACGCCGGGGCGCGCGACCCCGACGACATCGCCGCCTCGGACCAGCGCGCGGTCCGGCTGGACGTGACCGACGACGACGAGGTCCGGGACGCAGTCGACCGGATCGAACGCGAACGGGGCGCGCTCGACATCCTCGTGAACAACGCGGGCGTGTTCCCGCGGTCGGGACCGCTCCACGAGATGGATGTCGACGACTTCGACCGGACGACGGCCGTGAACCTCCGCGGGCCGGTCGTCGTGACCAAACACGCGCTGCCGCTGCTCACCGACGGGACCGGCGGCCGCGTCGTGACGCTCTCGTCGGGACTCGGGCAGTTCACCGAGGGGCAGATGGACGGCGGATACCCGGCCTACCGGCTCTCGAAGGTCGGCGTCGGCGGACTGACGGCGTACCTCGACGGCGAGTACGGCGACCGGGGACTCATCGCGAACGCCGTCTCGCCCGGGTGGGTCCGGACGGACATGGGCGGCGACGGGGCGCCCCGGACGCAATCGAAGGGCGCCGAGACGCCGGTCTGGCTCGCGCGCTTCGCGCCGGGAAGCCCCGCGGGGAACCTCTGGAAGGACCGCGAGCGGATCCCGTGGTAG
- a CDS encoding DUF5821 family protein — protein MTEVADVFPRPDDPLAEAVETALSGRSAVVAVGVPLGLLPAVLAARGRSSGPAWRIACRPGVVDALSRALVLGTAVTEAVETDAVRVRTGEPHGHGTGGTLFASPDRADAVVGPRGDRTLATTTEGDAAGAGDGGPRAPPDGVYAAAESQFDAATADPVGMPSRRRLLAGAREVLDDRFANDVATVLASLAPGEFGRTGELSDQTLLVALAARHDHLFRDLRRWVGTDGVGVAPEQEFTRDRQALVERELIESVKMPMGPGRPMLRLRAVDDALLRAQAEEVPTILEGRFALPTDADGRIRREASREDRRPVWERRRW, from the coding sequence GTGACGGAGGTCGCCGACGTCTTCCCGCGGCCCGACGACCCGCTCGCCGAGGCGGTCGAGACGGCGCTTTCGGGCCGCTCCGCGGTCGTCGCGGTCGGCGTTCCGCTCGGGCTGCTGCCGGCGGTGCTGGCGGCTCGCGGGCGCTCGTCGGGACCGGCGTGGCGGATCGCGTGTCGCCCGGGCGTCGTCGACGCGCTCTCTCGCGCGCTCGTCCTCGGCACCGCCGTCACCGAGGCGGTCGAGACGGACGCGGTCCGGGTCCGGACCGGCGAGCCGCACGGTCACGGAACCGGGGGTACCCTGTTCGCGAGTCCCGACCGCGCCGACGCCGTCGTCGGGCCGCGCGGAGACCGGACGCTCGCGACGACGACCGAGGGCGACGCCGCCGGAGCCGGCGACGGCGGACCACGAGCGCCGCCCGACGGCGTCTACGCCGCCGCCGAGTCGCAGTTCGACGCGGCGACGGCCGACCCGGTCGGGATGCCCTCGCGGCGGCGACTGCTCGCCGGAGCGCGCGAGGTCCTCGACGACCGCTTCGCGAACGACGTGGCGACGGTGTTGGCGTCGCTCGCGCCCGGCGAGTTCGGCCGCACGGGCGAGCTTTCCGACCAGACGCTCCTCGTCGCGCTCGCGGCGCGACACGACCACCTGTTCCGGGACCTCCGCAGGTGGGTCGGGACCGACGGCGTCGGGGTCGCCCCGGAACAGGAGTTCACCCGCGACCGTCAGGCCCTCGTCGAGCGGGAGCTGATCGAGTCGGTCAAGATGCCGATGGGACCGGGGCGACCGATGCTCCGGCTCCGCGCGGTCGACGACGCGCTGTTGCGCGCGCAAGCCGAGGAGGTGCCGACCATCCTCGAAGGGCGGTTCGCGCTGCCGACCGACGCGGACGGCCGGATCCGCCGCGAGGCGAGCCGAGAAGACCGTCGCCCGGTCTGGGAGCGGCGACGGTGGTAG
- a CDS encoding methyltransferase domain-containing protein — MTDAAYLLVHEDREYLLEPGEEFGTDLGVIEVPEDVAAGDEVETHLGTVFEVRALRGPDLFNHLERTGAPMMPRDVGLVMGHTGASGGDRVLDAGTGTGILAAYLGRAGADVTTYEVDPEFAEVARDNMTTAGVADRVEVRTGDLTEELDALAEGEPFDVLTLDTGDAPAVVERADELLAPGGRLAVYSPFVEGTREAALAAREAGLSGIETLETIQREMDFSDRGSRPSTAGVGHTGYLVFAQAP; from the coding sequence GTGACGGACGCCGCGTACCTGCTCGTCCACGAGGACCGGGAGTACCTCTTGGAGCCGGGCGAGGAGTTCGGCACCGACCTCGGCGTGATCGAGGTCCCCGAGGACGTCGCGGCCGGCGACGAGGTCGAGACCCACCTCGGTACCGTCTTCGAGGTCCGCGCGCTCCGCGGGCCGGACCTCTTCAACCACCTCGAACGCACCGGCGCCCCGATGATGCCCCGCGACGTGGGACTCGTGATGGGCCACACCGGCGCGTCCGGCGGCGACCGCGTCCTCGACGCGGGCACCGGGACGGGAATCCTCGCGGCGTATCTCGGTCGGGCCGGCGCCGACGTCACCACCTACGAGGTCGACCCCGAGTTCGCGGAGGTCGCCCGCGACAACATGACGACCGCCGGCGTCGCCGACCGCGTCGAGGTCCGGACCGGCGACCTCACCGAGGAGTTGGACGCGCTCGCTGAGGGCGAGCCGTTCGATGTCCTGACGCTCGACACCGGGGACGCCCCGGCGGTCGTTGAGCGCGCGGACGAACTGCTCGCGCCCGGCGGCCGCCTCGCCGTCTACTCGCCGTTCGTCGAGGGGACCCGAGAGGCGGCCCTCGCCGCGCGCGAAGCGGGCCTTTCCGGGATCGAGACGCTCGAAACGATCCAGCGCGAGATGGACTTCTCCGACCGCGGCTCGCGCCCCTCCACCGCCGGGGTGGGCCACACGGGCTACCTCGTGTTCGCGCAGGCGCCCTGA
- a CDS encoding methionine adenosyltransferase has translation MDRNIQVSRLDRQAVEDQEVEIVERKGTGHPDSLCDGVAESVSRALSQLYLDRVGKVLHYNTDETQLVAGRAAPAFGGGEVVEPIYILIVGRATKEYEGEQLPVDSTALAAARDYLSEAVPELEYGTHVVVDAKLGKGSGDLQDVFGEEAQQVPMANDTSFGVGHAPLTETETIAREAERALNTTYYDDHPELGPDVKIMGKREGDRIDITVAAAMVDAYVDGLDEYDDAVGSVREYVDDLAREYTDREVGVEVNTADDYDEGSVYLTVTGTSAEQGDDGSVGRGNRANGLITPNRPMSMEATSGKNPVNHIGKIYNLLSTRVAESVTSEVDGIRDLQVRLLSQIGRPIDEPHVADAQIVTEDDVALGDIEDDVLAIVDRELADVTDVTRSVIEGDVSTF, from the coding sequence ATGGACCGGAACATACAGGTCAGCCGCCTCGACCGGCAGGCGGTCGAGGACCAGGAGGTCGAAATCGTCGAGCGAAAGGGGACCGGCCACCCCGACTCCCTCTGTGACGGCGTCGCGGAGTCGGTCTCGCGGGCGCTCTCGCAGCTCTACTTGGACCGCGTCGGGAAGGTGCTTCACTACAACACCGACGAGACGCAGTTGGTCGCCGGGCGCGCGGCCCCCGCGTTCGGCGGCGGCGAGGTCGTCGAGCCGATCTACATCCTCATCGTCGGCCGCGCCACGAAGGAGTACGAGGGCGAGCAGCTCCCGGTCGACTCGACCGCGCTCGCGGCCGCCCGCGACTACCTCTCCGAGGCGGTCCCGGAGCTGGAGTACGGTACCCACGTCGTCGTCGACGCCAAGCTCGGTAAGGGCTCGGGGGACCTCCAGGACGTCTTCGGCGAGGAGGCCCAACAGGTGCCGATGGCCAACGACACCTCCTTCGGCGTCGGCCACGCCCCGCTCACGGAGACGGAGACGATCGCCCGCGAGGCCGAGCGCGCGCTCAACACGACTTACTACGACGACCACCCCGAGCTCGGTCCCGACGTGAAGATCATGGGCAAACGCGAGGGCGACCGGATCGACATCACCGTCGCCGCCGCGATGGTCGACGCGTACGTCGACGGACTCGACGAGTACGACGACGCGGTCGGGAGCGTCCGCGAGTACGTCGACGACCTCGCGCGCGAGTACACCGACCGCGAGGTCGGCGTCGAGGTCAACACCGCCGACGACTACGACGAGGGCTCCGTCTACCTCACCGTCACCGGCACCTCCGCCGAGCAGGGCGACGACGGCTCGGTCGGTCGCGGCAACCGCGCGAACGGGCTCATCACGCCGAACCGCCCGATGTCGATGGAGGCGACCTCCGGGAAGAACCCCGTCAACCACATCGGAAAAATCTACAACCTCCTGTCGACGCGCGTCGCCGAGTCCGTCACGAGCGAGGTCGACGGCATCCGTGACCTCCAGGTCCGACTGCTCTCGCAGATCGGTCGTCCGATCGACGAACCCCACGTCGCGGACGCGCAGATCGTCACCGAGGACGACGTGGCGCTCGGTGACATCGAGGACGATGTCCTCGCTATCGTCGACCGGGAGCTGGCCGACGTCACCGATGTGACTCGCAGCGTCATCGAAGGCGACGTCTCGACGTTCTGA
- a CDS encoding nascent polypeptide-associated complex protein — protein sequence MFGGGGMNPRKMKQMMKQMGIDVEELDAERVVIETTDGDDLVFDGAQVTKMDAQGQETYQIVGSPDSVADAGAGGGATAVEGDAGAEDPALDDGDDADDGIPEEDIKLVAQQAGVSKADAREALEAANGEPARAISDLQ from the coding sequence ATGTTCGGAGGCGGCGGCATGAACCCGCGAAAGATGAAGCAGATGATGAAACAGATGGGGATCGACGTCGAGGAACTCGACGCCGAACGGGTCGTCATCGAGACGACCGACGGCGACGACCTCGTCTTCGACGGCGCGCAGGTCACCAAGATGGACGCCCAAGGCCAGGAGACCTACCAGATCGTCGGGTCGCCCGACTCGGTGGCCGACGCGGGCGCCGGCGGCGGCGCGACCGCCGTCGAGGGCGACGCAGGGGCGGAGGATCCGGCTCTCGACGACGGCGACGACGCGGACGACGGCATCCCGGAAGAGGATATCAAGCTCGTCGCCCAGCAGGCCGGCGTCTCGAAGGCGGACGCCCGCGAGGCGCTGGAGGCGGCCAACGGCGAGCCGGCGCGGGCGATCTCGGACCTGCAGTGA